The following are from one region of the Cytobacillus firmus genome:
- a CDS encoding JAB domain-containing protein, translated as MGYNNSSTSKQLELLEGGVELKKQSAKRINIVSLKLVKESSLLYRERSIGSPEDGYKLMKHFLGDLDREAFIVISLDTKNQPVSINICHVGSLNASIVHPREVMKSAILSNAASIMVGHNHPSGHSAPSREDIEVTKRLVEAGRIVGIDLLDHIIVGDDNFVSLKEKGYI; from the coding sequence ATGGGTTATAACAATTCTTCTACGTCAAAGCAATTGGAACTACTAGAAGGAGGAGTAGAATTGAAGAAACAGTCTGCAAAGCGAATAAACATTGTTAGTTTGAAATTAGTGAAAGAATCAAGCCTATTGTACAGGGAAAGAAGCATCGGGTCGCCTGAAGACGGATATAAATTGATGAAGCATTTCCTTGGTGACTTGGATCGTGAGGCATTTATAGTCATCAGCCTGGATACAAAAAACCAGCCAGTGTCGATAAACATATGCCATGTCGGCAGTCTAAATGCTAGCATTGTTCATCCAAGGGAGGTGATGAAGTCTGCGATCCTGTCGAATGCTGCATCAATCATGGTAGGGCACAATCATCCAAGTGGTCACAGTGCTCCATCCAGAGAAGACATAGAGGTGACGAAGCGATTGGTCGAAGCTGGAAGGATAGTGGGCATAGACCTTCTTGATCACATCATAGTTGGCGATGACAACTTCGTCTCATTAAAGGAAAAAGGATACATATGA
- a CDS encoding tyrosine-type recombinase/integrase gives MNDLVQAFQQWLNEEGRAPKTIESYIGDVKSYQQFLYEKAVDDAQPLSRFSFVRYKQYLLERLLAVSTINKKINSLKVYNDFLLKKAIIHESLIQLKRDRVQIASGSEHVVTALSEEEVERLLFYLEDHTKVRIRNKLMVYILLYTGVRVSELVNIKLADIDILTAILTVRGKGGKVREISMRQDVLQLIKQYQQGERIDSRFYGSEYLLVSQRSEKMHRDSVRDWLAKISNEIGIKLHPHLFRHTFATRLLRKGVDLTTVSKLTGHSTINMTAKFFIQTTRQEKQNAVDKL, from the coding sequence ATGAATGACCTTGTACAAGCTTTTCAACAATGGCTCAATGAAGAAGGACGAGCACCGAAAACAATTGAATCCTACATAGGTGACGTAAAGAGCTACCAACAGTTTCTATATGAGAAGGCGGTTGATGATGCCCAGCCGCTTTCTCGCTTTTCTTTTGTCCGTTATAAGCAATACCTTTTGGAGAGGCTATTGGCGGTGTCTACGATCAATAAAAAGATTAATAGCTTGAAAGTCTATAACGATTTTCTGCTAAAGAAAGCCATCATCCATGAAAGCTTGATTCAATTGAAACGAGATCGGGTCCAAATTGCCTCAGGTAGTGAACATGTGGTCACCGCTTTGTCGGAAGAAGAAGTAGAACGTCTTCTCTTTTACCTTGAGGATCACACAAAAGTTAGGATCCGTAATAAGCTCATGGTTTATATTTTGCTCTACACTGGTGTGAGAGTTTCAGAGTTAGTCAATATTAAACTTGCAGATATAGATATATTGACCGCAATACTGACTGTAAGAGGAAAAGGTGGAAAGGTTCGAGAGATTAGCATGCGTCAAGATGTTCTGCAATTGATAAAACAGTATCAACAAGGTGAACGTATTGATTCCCGTTTCTATGGAAGTGAATATCTGCTTGTTAGCCAACGATCCGAAAAGATGCATCGGGACTCGGTTCGGGATTGGTTAGCTAAAATATCGAATGAAATAGGTATCAAACTCCATCCCCATCTGTTTAGACATACTTTTGCAACAAGGCTGCTTCGAAAGGGAGTGGATCTTACCACCGTTAGTAAGCTAACAGGACATTCCACCATCAACATGACTGCCAAGTTCTTTATTCAAACAACACGACAAGAAAAGCAGAATGCGGTTGATAAATTGTAA